One window of the Triticum dicoccoides isolate Atlit2015 ecotype Zavitan chromosome 3B, WEW_v2.0, whole genome shotgun sequence genome contains the following:
- the LOC119274399 gene encoding uncharacterized protein LOC119274399 — MASTPEIYSLPESQTQDLSRCTDQMLISILREQDINALSGEVDQMDSWCLLRQNVCSQVVEALKTVLGTWLPKKMVSIRNTSQGNSPNSPKFVGTKTTMEFKHTDGSKAVVGMTRYNLLTTREDGDGLNLDEDLALCHVFPLEGKAKGTRNRNGKRSRSGHEVDPHEPITHAGVEELDQMMSDSKKYPVLDVGMDVQDLLFADQPSKHWQSFTKIHTKNPKLMYAACNHCDTMLKLTGGTKCGTGSLKHHSDSCRCKPKQESLPDNSSSMPIQSIALQAITG; from the exons ATGGCAAGCACCCCTGAGATCTACTCCCTCCCTGAGAGTCAGACTCAAGATCTTTCGAGATGTACCGACCAGATGTTGATATCCATTCTCAGAGAGCAAGATATCAATGCCTTGAGTGGTGAAGTCGACCAAATGGACTCCTGGTGCCTCTTGCGCCAGAATGTTTGCTCGCAGGTCGTGGAAGCCCTCAAGACAGTTCTCGGGACTTGGTTGCCGAAAAAGATGGTCTCCATCCGTAACACCTCCCAAGGTAATTCCCCCAACTCCCCTAAATTCGTTGGGACGAAGACGACGATGGAGTTCAAACACACGGATGGCAGCAAGGCGGTTGTTGGCATGACACGGTACAACCTACTTACGACTAGGGAAGATGGCGATGGATTGAATCTGGAT GAGGATCTGGCTTTATGTCACGTCTTCCCGCTGGAAGGAAAAGCCAAGGGCACCCGGAACCGGAATGGCAAAA GATCACGATCAGGGCATGAAGTGGATCCACACGAACCCATTACCCATGCCGGCGTGGAAGAATTGGACCAAATGATGTCCGATTCCAAAAAGTATCCAGTTCTAGACGTGGGGATGG ATGTTCAGGATCTGCTCTTCGCTGATCAACCGTCAAAACATTGGCAAAGCTTCACCAAGATACACACCAAAAATCCCAAACTTATGTACGCGGCGTGCAACCACTGCGACACGATGTTGAAGTTAACAGGTGGTACCAAATGTGGCACCGGCTCCCTCAAGCATCATAGTGACTCCTGCCGATGCAAACCCAAGCAGGAGTCGCTGCCCGACAACTCTTCATCGATGCCTATTCAGTCCATTGCATTGCAGGCCATCACGGGATAA